The following coding sequences lie in one Homalodisca vitripennis isolate AUS2020 unplaced genomic scaffold, UT_GWSS_2.1 ScUCBcl_1510;HRSCAF=5231, whole genome shotgun sequence genomic window:
- the LOC124371491 gene encoding putative defense protein 3, whose amino-acid sequence MLPGAGVTVWLALPALLLAAEDLDSSTCLTLDPFDSALPQTTPSPYTLSCSKTGKITNQDYIIFTIKSSRPRFDFRRFVVQALDSESGVAVGMFVDTGDADITVVNCFGRSENTAIEFDTEPKTEARMRWMHDFDYAGNITFLATIVQSGEIFWLREKGDSISIYNPW is encoded by the exons ATGCTGCCAGGAGCAGGAGTGACTGTCTGGTTAGCGCTTCCAGCACTTCTGCTAGCTGCCGAGGACCTGGACTCCAGCACTTGCCTCACCCTCGACCCATTTGACAGCGCGCTGCCCCAGACCACACCCTCACCCTACACTCTCTCCTGTAGTAAGACTGGGAAGATAACGAACCAGGACTACATCATCTTCACCATCAAGTCCTCGCGACCTCGGTTCGACTTCCGAAGGTTCGTGGTGCAGGCACTGGACAGCGAGAGCGGTGTGGCCGTGGGCATGTTCGTGGACACAGGAGACGCCGACATCACCGTAGTCAACTGTTTTGGTCGTTCTGAG AATACTGCGATAGAGTTCGATACGGAGCCGAAGACAGAAGCGCGCATGAGATGGATGCATGACTTTGACTACGCAGGCAATATCACATTCTT GGCCACAATAGTCCAGTCTGGGGAGATATTCTGGCTGAGAGAGAAGGGAGATTCAATCTCTATATACAACCCGTGGTAG